AACTTACATTCCCACAGAAGAAGAATCAACCACATCATCACAATATTCggtaattaaatatttagtaaataattattgttattattgtgtTAGGGTTGTTATTGTCTAGctgaattaaaataaacaaacccTCTTATATATTTCTAATTCTAGAAAATATTTGTCAAGTATTATGacatacatttaattttttggataGAATTAAAATGAAGTGATAGGACTTATTCATACATTAATCAATCATAAGAGTGCAAAAGTGTCACGTTCATTTGAGcaatcaactttaattttagtaaaaaaatgtaaaaataaaaaattcttgcTAGCTACCGTTTTTGTAATAATGTTCCATGCACATAAAGACACACGTGCGTACGTATTTAATTGAGCTCTACGAATTTTCACGAAACTCTTCCTCTTTGGTGcttatctttctttaattattaCCCACATGATTAGCACaatctaaaaaattaatcaccaaatatatattaaaaataagttatataatatatacatttacacataaatatataataattaatttaataattatttttatgtatatataatattttttaaaattatttagtatttttttgttataaaactattcagttttttttcttttatttattttatgtcatTTTTTTTGAGACTCAtcaataatcaaatttttaactttttagatataaaattttaatattgtgtcataaaattattcatttctAAAGTTTAATAAGctgataaaataagataacatAAATGATTATCATCAATTATACTATATTAACAAGTTCATAGTGTGTGAAAATTTCTTACTCTTGAGCtagttttcaaaataaataagacctattttaatatatataatacataaaaaaggTATAGCATTAAGGGTTTAGAGTTATGTATATaactttattaattaattaaatttaataacgATGTAAATCACGTTAGATATATTTTCAAGTTGAAGTGATTTGTCTTGAGCAATTTTAAGGAGTTGTATATTAGagtatataaatatttgtttCTATCCTGTTAATTAAACATAGGTTCAAGCAAGCAACGAAAACCTACCAAGTCAAAAACCAACAGTAAGTAGCTAGCTAGCTACATTTACATtgaaattctcctttaattaaGATTGAAACAAAAATGATATGGAAATTCTTAAGAATTAGTTTTCATGGTTGATGATCAGGCACTTAGGTTTTACGGAAGTGATGGTGTAACAGTGGCAGGCATAACAATTCAGAATAGTCAACAAACGCATCTAAAGTTTGATTCATGCTCAAATGTTCAAGTTTTTGATATCAATGTTTTATCACCTGCTGATAGCCCTAACACTGATGGAATTCACTTGCGAAATTCCCAAACTGTCCTCATTTATAGTAGTACTCTTGCTTGTGGTAATTCTCAAATTCCAAAAATGTCtcacacacatatatatgatATATCCCATCATCTCTTTTATTATGAATATCATTGCATAACAAGTCAAAAAGCCAGGAGGAAATAgagaaagaataagaaagaagaaaaaaaaaatgcaaaacatgtatgtgaaaaaagaaacttaattaaaaatttaattaaaaggaGATTTGTTTACCtaatattactaaaaaaatttgtgGTTAAATGTTAAATAGAAGCACactaataaaagaataatattatatgactagtaaatattatcattttttattaacacTTGGTTAATAATAATTTGCACTCatctttataaatattttacatccaaaaagaatataatttacatatatatttactaaaattttatacaaataaattaatacagtctgtacttatattttttagaatttatacataaattaataaaaataatttaatatttatgctggctaaatgataaaaaaaataattaaaaattgttaattcTCAATAAAATTTTTCGTAATAAAATTATAGTCAAAACttatatgtaattatttttttgtaaaattgataattaaaaaatattagatgacgatttttaattattaattttatataaaaataattaaatccaaGATTTCTCCATAAATAATATCTTATAAGAGTGCTTGTGTGGCATGCAGGAGATGATTGTGTGTCTATACAAAATGGATGCTCCAACATATTGATACACGACCTCAGTTGTGGACCAAGTCATGGTATCAGTATTGGAGGCCTTGGAAAAGATGGCACCAAGGCTTGTGTTTCAAACGTCACTGTTCGAGACACTTCTCTCCAAAATAGTCTCACTGCTGTTAGGATTAAGACATGGCAGGTAACAAATTCTCTATTTCATTCAAGGGTAAATctgtaaatatattttgtttagttaaaTTGGTCTTTATCATCACTATCTCGTATTAAGGTTAATTTCATACCTATAGTTTGTAGGACTCAATAATTAAACATCAATTTCACTTTCTTGGAAAAATTTGGAAACTAAAGCCCACAAGAAAAATTTATTATCAAGGactaaaattacaaattactaattttatagaaaacaaatatttatttacCCCTTTAAgttaattcattttaaatataattaaataaaaaatattttttaggtaTCCTTCTTTGTATAAGGGTATTAGCAACTATAACCTAATTAACGGTTTGAgatttgttttctagttttttaaattttaaaaacaattaattGTAGTTAATAAAACATATGAAAATTTCTCAACCAtattccatatatatatacacactatAAAAATATGGATACCATATAATTTGATAAGTAAAAATGTCACATATACACTATCAATTACCAAATAAGTTACATGTGTATGttgtttcatgcattttttatttatattttatattctaatatatattttatacgaataactaatttaattgtGAATTTTTATTAACACATAATATGGTTGTTTTACAAGATACTTAGCAATTTTTCATAAatcaactaataatttttttttacttgtatatattttggatTTGATGACAGGGTGGATCTGGTTCAGTCCAAGATGTTATGTTCTCCAACATCCAAGTTTCAGATGTTGAGACTCCCATAATGATTGACCAATACTATTGTGATGGTGGCAAATGCAAGAATGACACGTCATCAGTGGCAGTATCAGCCATACACTATGTTAACATCAAAGGAACATACACAAAGGAGCCTCTTCACTTTGCATGCAGTGATAACATACCATGCACTGGCTTAACTCTTGATACTATTAACTTACAAGAATCAACAACTCAAAATGCTAAGAGTGATTCTCCTTTTTGTTGGCAAGCTTATGGAGAATTGAAGACTAAAACTGTTCCTCCTGTTACTTGTCTTGACAGTGGCAACCCACCAAACAAGGGAATCAATTCCAACAGTGATTCTTGCTAACTGAATAATTGAAAATAGTTTGTTAATTTGGACAAAATGGTATTTACACCATGTGTTGTttatgtgtattaatttttaagttaaCATTTTGTCCAtattaacaattattttaaaacagaAATTGTATACAATTAGAATgggataataaaatttgttgtcCAAATTGTATAGTTCATATCCATGTTTTACATGTTGTGTTGTATAATGAACAATTTGTATTGATGGGGAGTGAGTATGTTATAGTAGTACATATATATGTCAAATTGTTTAAAACAGCCTATGTTTGATGTTGTATCTAGACAAAAAATACAGAGACAAAAATGTAAAGATAGAGACAGAAATAGTTcctaatatttttatgtttttgtattATGTTTAGAAGTagataaaaatttgtcaaatatctttatatattttgtgtttggaaAGATAGATACCATTTACTAAATACATAACAAAAGACATTATATAtccttttgattttttaaaaaaaaaaaaactgaaatatGTTttctatcaaatcccatcttataataaaagaaaactctTTCATGTGTCTTCttgattttttcaatcaaatctaagatagttcaaaatttattttttttacttcacATTTATATTCTTTTTTCATCTTCCTCCAGTTAGAAATGAaacgaggaggaggagaaggaattACATTAGATTGGACGagcttctctttttctttatttgttgcGGAGCTacaaaatgaaagagaagatgaagttaGGGTCTTGATAAAGAAATGACAAGCTCtagtatttataaaatatattagggttaaagaagaaaaaaaatcattaaaatggtCTTCGAATCATGTGTCCCTATATGTCTCAAGTGGAGGGTGATACAGAAATTTAAGTAAAAGACACGTATAAAGATGTGTATTTTATCCCCGTCCCCTAAACCAAATATATTACAAAATATGGTATTATCCTTTGTTTTTGTCTTTGTAGTGCATCTAAACACAACCTTATTGATGTTAGGCCATATATACATTTATATATctacaaaaatgctatttgtacaccAATTTCAGGTATACGGTAAAATACTATATACATACACGATGTTGCAGAAAATAATCAAAAACCCCTACGCGCTAAAACAAAGGAGCTCTATTCTCTGCGACCAACCCAGAATCTGCTCTGTATCACTGTTCCATAAATTCTTCTTTTCTCCACACAGCGCCGTTCACTCTCCTGTTTTCAACGTTGTCCATCTCCTCTTCTCATCAcgattttctcttctctcttctcctcttcttaGTACCCTTCACtttgctcttctcctcttcttAGCGCACTTCATTCTCCCCTTCTAATCGAAGGTGAATTTGTCAGATCAATGAGTTATCAATGcatgttgatttattttggttCTTCTCATCTTGGGATTTTAAtctgattctatttttattagcCAGAATTAAGAAATTTGTTATTTATTGAAGTAAAATTcatgttgagtttgaaaaattaatcatttattaaagtgatgaacaaacattattaggTGATTATcaattatttatgtaatttgtttgatttaataTGCAGGAATATTAATTCAATAAACATGGCCCAAGAAATAAATCATCAAGCCCACACACATCTTGGTCCATTAAAACTAAAATCCCATGAGGGGAAAAGAAAGATAGATGGcctaaaatacacaataaaaaatcaatGGACAAATATCTCTACCACAAATGTTTCTCATCCGAAACATAGGGGGTATTGGGTACAAcaattgaaatcaaagaagCCCAAAGAAAAGATCCAAGCCCATTCAGTCACAGCACTCAAAATTTATTTCACTTTAACCTAGTCACTAATTGGGTAAACAAAGCGAAATtcaattgaattttattttaattccacCGACacattctctttcttctctccccTCTTTCTTCCTTTCACATCAAAAGATCATaactaagaaaaaaagaagaaaaaagaaagtaacaatGTAAGATCCGAAACATTTGAAGAATCTTATTATGAgctgattttaaatttatttattattagagattttacttaatttcataattattgagttattttctatatttaaattataacgttagtagttatgaaataataagaattttatatgatttggactaaataattaatattttaaaatattaacactgctgttttgaaaaataaagaaattaattatattatctctaattgttaaatttaaatattttattgaaaataatttgtgaaattgatgaacaaatagaatttttatacattattattgttagattaaaatttatttctaattactatattatccctATTTTATCTGAAATTACAAAACTACCCTTAAACCTAATTTTACCTAAACACTAATTCCCAAATTCCAGAAACTCTAACCCTAATTTTCTTATCCCAGCCACCAAAACCGCTCCAACATAATACATGCTTCGGAGTGCCATCGCCGTTGCTGTCGCCAGGAGAGGAGAGTGACGTGGAGGAGGGAGAAGGGCTTGCCGTCGCCTGCTGGGTACCGTCGCTGTCCAGCTCAACGCCGCCGTTGCATCTTGCTGGCGCCGTCATTTAGGCCCATCGCCGTCCAGCCGTCGCACCACCACGTCACCATCATCACTGAGTTGGAAGAGA
The Arachis duranensis cultivar V14167 chromosome 5, aradu.V14167.gnm2.J7QH, whole genome shotgun sequence genome window above contains:
- the LOC107490067 gene encoding polygalacturonase At1g48100-like — encoded protein: MKSMKICTFTTLMIVIVFCVLCSSFESCSAIRGYNHHFRKLKATSSAASPSSSNDNNTFNVLDYGAKGDGKADDTKAFEDAWADTCKTEGSTMIVPSGSEFLVKPISFSGPNCEQNIVFQLDGKIIAPTDSESWGSGTLQWMEFTKLNKITIKGKGVIDGQGSVWWNNNDSPTYIPTEEESTTSSQYSVQASNENLPSQKPTALRFYGSDGVTVAGITIQNSQQTHLKFDSCSNVQVFDINVLSPADSPNTDGIHLRNSQTVLIYSSTLACGDDCVSIQNGCSNILIHDLSCGPSHGISIGGLGKDGTKACVSNVTVRDTSLQNSLTAVRIKTWQGGSGSVQDVMFSNIQVSDVETPIMIDQYYCDGGKCKNDTSSVAVSAIHYVNIKGTYTKEPLHFACSDNIPCTGLTLDTINLQESTTQNAKSDSPFCWQAYGELKTKTVPPVTCLDSGNPPNKGINSNSDSC